The window AGATTCGTCCTATCATCCTTTAATATGCCATATGCTCGATACGGCTAATGCTGCCGGTGTCTTATGGGATGTGTCTTTTGCGAATGCTTTAGCGGCCAATTGCAGTGCGGCAAGCGATGAAAACACTAAGACCGTATTTGCCTATTGGGCTGGCTTGCATGATATCGGCAAGGCTACGCCCGCATTTCAAGAGCAAAGTAAAATCCATGAAAAATGTTTGAAAAATGCCGGCTTTGTTTTTCCCTCTTTATGCGGCCAGAAAATCAGTCATGGATGCTTAACAGAATACATTATAAGAAAATCTATTCAGGAAGAAAATTGTAATATTTTAAAGAAACAAAAAATTATATTAAAACGCATTGCAATAGTTCTTGGCGGTCATCATGGGAAATTTCCGAGGGATGAAGATAACCGGTCGATAATTGCTGTTGGGGACAACCAATGGAATACGGCGCGCAGTGAACTTATAAACAGCTATAATAATATAATCAAGTCGGAGGCAATATATCAAAATACCGCTTCTGTTTTTGTCAACAACTCTATGCTTATTCTGTTGGCCGGTCTGACATCCGTTTCAGATTGGATTGCCTCCAACACTGATTTTTTCCCTTATGAGATAAAGAGCTATGACAGCAATTCGCTTGATTTAAACGAATATTTTTCACGTTCACAGGAGCTGGCCCAAAAAGCAATCAGCAGCTTAAATTGGGAAAGAAAATATTCGGGTGATGTTATCAAGGGATTCGCCGAATTGTTTAGAGATATTTCATCTCCCAATCCTCTTCAGGTCAAGGTCATTGAGAAAGCCATAAATCTTAGAGAAAAGACAATGGTCATTATCGAAGCCCCAATGGGGGAGGGTAAAACCGAAGCCGCCTTATATCTTGCCAACTGTATGAGAACCGGCTGCGGCAATAATGGCATATATGTTGCGCTACCGACTCAAGCCACAAGCGATCAGATGCTTGACAGGGTAGGTAATTTCCTTAAAGCAAGTTTTCCGGGTGATAGTATCAACCTGCATCTTCTTCATGGCAATTCACTGTTCAATAAATCATACAAAGAAATAATTGTCCGGTCTGTAGATTGCGATGGAGAACATGAAGCATCCCTAAAAGCGTCAGAATGGTTTCTTCCCAAAAAAAGAACTCTGCTGGCTCCATACGGCGTTGGTACTGTAGATCAGGCGTTGATATCGGTTTTGCAGACAAAGCACTATTTTGTGCGTCTTTTCGGTTTGACGAATAAGGTTATTATTCTTGATGAGATTCATGCTTATGATACATATACAACAACTCTGATAGAAAGACTATTGGAATGGCTGTCATCATTGAATTGCTGTGTTATTTTGCTTTCTGCCACTCTGCCAAAAAATAAAAAGCATAAATTGATAAAATCATTCAATCCTAATATTGAACAGGAGCAAATACCTGATTCTAAATATCCGGCGATTACCATAGTTAAGAATCGCAGCATAGAATCAATCACTTTTGAATCTGCTTCAGGCAAGGAAATTATGCTAAGATGGATCGAGCCTGCGGATTTGGCAAGCAGATTATCCGAATCGCTTGAGGATGATGGACATATTGCTGTTATCTGCAATACCGTTGGAAAAGCACAAGCCGTATTTCAGGAAATAGAAAATGACGAACGCTTTTCGAAATTTGTCATGCGGCTTCTGCATGCCAGGTTTCCTTTTAGGCGGCGCCGGGAATTAGCGGATGAAGTAATCGGACGTTTCGGAAAAAAACAACAACCGAAAGGTCCATCGATTTTAGTATCGACCCAGATAATCGAACAAAGTCTTGATATTGACTTTGATTTAATGATAACAGAACTGGCTCCGGTCGACCTTATCCTGCAAAGGATGGGGAGACTGCATCGCCATGATAAGGATAGGCCATCATCCTTGAGAAAACCGGAACTCTGGATTATTAAACCTGAAATAGACAAAGACGGAAAGCCCGATTTCGGCGGGTCCGGTTGTGTCTATGATAAATTCATCTTGTATAAAACATATCTGACATTAAAAAGTTTAGCGGCCATTTCTATTCCGGATGATTTACAGACTCTTGTTGAATCGGTTTATGATGAAGACAGTGGACATCAAGAATTAAGCCGAAACGAAAAAGATACATTAAGCAATTTCTATGATGAATATTTAGAAGATATTAATAAACTCGAAGAGATAGCAAAAAATTGCTTAATCCGTCCGCCATCTTTTAACGGCAATATACTCACTGAGTATTTTCAAGATTTATTAGAGGATGACCCGGATGCTCATCCCATGCGCCAGGCTTTAACCCGATATGGCCCGCAGTCAATTAAGGCAATATGTTTGCATTCGACGGATAACAGCAAAGACCATCCCGCGCTTCACGAGGAACCCGACTTTAATATGACCAGGAAGCTAATACTCGATTCGGTTCCTATCTCTCATCCGGCAATTGTCCGGTGGTTGAAGAATCAGGAGTTCCCCAAAGCATGGCAAAAGCAGTCTGCTCTTAGAAATTACAAGTATTTGATATTTCATTACAATATTTGCGATATCAAAGACGAGAACATCAGATTAACGCTTGATGATAAATTAGGGCTAACAATAACCAAAATTGAATAAAGGAGGTATATGAAAGCATCATTTAATCTTCTAACGGAACGATGGATTCCCTGTATTACAGAGCAGGGTAAATATGAAGAATATTCTATCAGGGATGTCCTTCACAAGGCGCGGCAAATCAGGGAAGTACACTCTCAATCGCCTTTGGTAACGATAAGCATATATCGCTTACTGCTGGCGATACTGCATCGGGTTTTAGGGCCGCCATCGGAGGAAGCCTGGGGCGAGATTTACGAATCCGGCGAATGGGATTTGGACGCAATCGACAGCTACCTTGATCAATGGGAAGACCGCTTCGACCTTTTCAGCGAGGAGTATCCGTTTTATCAGGTTAGGGATTTCCCGAAAAAAAAAGAAACATCAATATCCAAAATAACTCTTGAATTTGCTTCTGGCAATAGCGACACTTTATTTGATCATAATTATTCCAGCAACGATTTATATCTTACTTCTTCTCAAGCAGCTTGTTATTTACTATCTTCCCAAATCTCAGGATTGACTGGAAATAGCGCTTCAATTTATCGAGAGTTCGGTATTATCTTTGTAGGTATGCTCATTATTTTACATGGTGATAGCTTCTGGGAAATATTAACAAAAAATTTAGTGCCCTACAATGGAAAAGACCGGCCATTTGAAATTAACCCTGAAGACTCTCCAATCTGGGAAAATGATAACAATAATTTTACTTTTAATAAAAAGCCGCCTCAAAAATATTCAATTGGCTACTTAGAATATCTGACTTATCAGCATCGATATATTCAACTATTCCCTGAAAGCAGCCAAGGTGATACCATTGTAAAAAAAGTAGGTGTAGCTCAGGGATTAAAAATGCCAGAAAATTGGTTATATGACCAATTTAAAATATTCAACTTCCCAGATAAAGGAAAACCGAGCGCATTAAAGATGTCTAAAAATAAAGCATTATGGCGCGATTATGATGCTCTTCTGGGCAATAAGGGAGGTTATAAATTGCCTGAAGTAATTAGAAAATTTCGCGAAATGGTTTTAGAAAATGATATCGAAAAAACCAATTCGGATGATTTAGAGGTTTTTGGCATCTCTAATTATCAAGCTAATGTATTTATGTGGCGCCATGAACGCTTACCCCTGCCTTTCGCCTTGCTCGATAATAAAACTGCGCTTGGCAACTTATCTATTTGTCTAAGCGATGCTGAAAATATTGCCAAGTCCTTAAATACAACTATTTACATACTTAACAGCGAACTGGGCGCTAATCGCAAAGATGACCATCCGCCTATTGATAAGAACTCAATCGAACAGGCTTACTGGAATTACCTCGAACCAAAGTTCTTCGAGATTCTGGATATTTTGCCCGCCGATGGCGAAAAGGCGAAAGAAATATGGTTAAAAAACACTGAAGAGGCGGCGAAAAAGGCTTTCGAGGAGGGAGTAAAATCATTGCGGTTCACTGCCCGCGCCTTGAAAGCTATTACATTAGCTAGAAAAAAACTAAACATTGAATTGTGGAAACTTCACAAAGAGGAGGATGGAATCGAATGAACAAATCCGAGTTTGTAAAAAACTGCCTTGAAAACCGCCGAGAAGACAGGGCTGTTATGGCTAATCTTCGCCGAGGCCTCGGCAAGAAGCCGGGAACGGCTATCGAGATGCTGCCTTATATCTGCCCCTATCTTGGCGAAAAGAAAGCCGCTAATGATGCCAAGTTTATTATCGCCTCGCTTTTCGCCTGGCATCCGGAACCAACGAACAAAGGAAATATGGGCGATCATTTTAGAAGGATTAAAATGGCTTTCAATGACAGCGACAGCATCGAATTAAGATTTCAGGCATTGCTGAACGCTCATGACGATTCACTGCCTTATCACTTAAGGCAGGCTGTAAGCCTCGCCAAAGCCAAGGATATCCCGATTAATTATCATCAGCTTTATGATGATATCATTCGTTGGGGGCATCAGGATAAATATATCCAGCAAAGATGGGCTAATAGCTTTTGGGCTTATCAAGCTGACACAGAAGAAAATCAAAATAGTAACGAACAAGGAGAATAGAAATGTTAGTAGAAATTCATATTTTACAAAACTTTGCGCCATCATGCCTAAACCGCGACGATACCAACACCCCGAAAACCTGTGATTTCGGCGGCTATCCGCGCGCCCGGATTTCATCGCAATGCACTAAAAGAGCGATAAGAACATCGGATGAATTTAAAAACCGCCTGGGCGAAAATATCGCTATAAGAACTAAGCGTCTTCATCAAAATGTGAAAGCAAAACTTGCCGAAGCAGATATTACGGATGAGGCAGTTGACGACATCATTTCCAATCTTATAGCTGAATTATACAGTAAGATGGATAAAAAACATAAAGATACTACTTCAGTAGCGCTTTATCTCAGCAATAAGGAAATTGATTCAATCGTAAACGCTATTAGGGATAATTTCACGGAGCTTGCAAATAAAAAAAATAAGGATGCCGCTAAAAACCTCGCCTCTGAACTGAAAACTAAAATAAGAGACGCTTATGCCGCTGATATTGCTTTGCATGGCAGAATGATGGCTGAAAAGCCTGAATTTAGTATCGATGCCGCCTGCCAGGTAGCGCAATCAATTTCCACAAATAAAATAAACACGGAAATGGATTTCTTCACCGCCGTTGATGACCTTCTTCCCAAAGGCGAAACCGGCGCCGGCATGATGGGCATTGTCGAATACAACAGCTCATGCTACTACCGCTATGCCAATGTCGATTTACGCCAGTTGATGCACAACCTGCGCAATGATGAAGACCTTGCCCGCAGAACCCTCGAGGGGTTCCTTCACGGCGCTATAATGGCAATACCCACCGGCAAGCAAACCAGCATGGCCGCCAATAATCTTCCCAGCTTTGTATTTACCGTTGTAAGGGATAACGGACTACGCTGTTCGCTGGCTAATGCTTTCGTCAAACCGGCTGCTCCCGATTATAAAAATAGCCTCATAGAAAATTCGGCAGACAAATTAGATAAATTCTGGGGTAATATCCAAAAAGCTTACGGTTCGGACGGCATTAAGACTATGGCAGTTTGCCAGATAGGAATGGATAAGCTGGATATTCTGAAGGCTTATGAGGTCGAAAGCATAAAATCGCTGATTGAAAAAACGATGTTGGCTGTCAAGTTTGAAGAGCAAACCACGGAGAAATAATTATGAGCGTCTTATTATTGCGGCTGGCCGGTCCTATGCAGTCATGGGGGACGCAAAGCCGTTTCACCGAAAGAGATACCGGCAGGGAACCATCCAAAAGCGGCATCATTGGCCTTATCTGCGCCGCTTTGGGACGAGACAGATCTGCCGATATTGCCGACCTCAACCAATTAACTATGGGTGTCCGAATCGACCAGGAAGGCAAAATCCAAAAAGACTACCATACAACTATGAATTGCTATCAAGCTCATGGCAAAGGGTTGAAGAACAACGTATCAAACAGATATTATCTTGCCGATGCCTGCTTTTTAACGGCTTTGGAGGGCGAACACAAATTGCTTTCCGAAATACATGAGGCTTTGCTAAATCCGCACTGGCAAATCTATCTCGGCAGAAAGTCATTTGTCCCGTCACTGCCGGTGTGGATTAAAGACGGTGTATTTGAAAATAAAACTATCGAAAAAATATTTAGCGAGTATGATTGCTATGTATTCAACAAAAAATCAATCGTAAAACCCGAAGAAGATAAGGTCAAATTGAGATGCGTTGTCGATGCCGAATTCGGACGGCATGATTCTGTCAGAGATGATAAGCCCGTTTCGTTTGAAAGCAGAGAGTTTAAGCCTCGCTATGCTAAAACCTATTTCACGGAGATTGACAGCGATAAAGTTAAGGAGGTGAAATTATGTTTCTCTCCAGGCTAATCCTTAATTCGGCATCTCGTCAGGTGTGCCGAGAATTAACAGATTCTTACCAGATGCATCGCACTATCATGACAGCTTTTCCCGACCACCTCGAGGGTTTATCCGAAAGAGTTCTGTTTCGTGTCGATACCAGCCATGCTGAAAGGAAAACCTTCCTCTTGGTGCAATCATTGACCAAACCAGATTGGGATAACGGCTCGCCTGCGTTTTCACGGAATGGATCTAATAGCTATCTGTTATCCGAACCGGAAGTGAAAGAGTATAATCCTCAGTTTAGTAGCGGGCGAAAGTATTTCTTTCGTTTGCGGGCGAATCCAACTTTTAAGAGAAAGGGCAAGCGCTTAGCCTGGCTGAGTGAAGAAGATCAATTACAGTGGCTTATCAGAAAAGGCGCTGCCGCCGGATTTAAACCCGGCTCTGTAATTATCGTTCCCGAAGGAGCTTTAAGAAGCCGCAAGCACAGCGCCCAAAGCTCTGATTCCAATCACACTCACAATATGAATTTCCTTTCGGTGAGATTCGAGGGCGATTTAATTGCAGTCGATTCCGATGCCCTGCTAAGCGCCTGCAAAAGCGGGATTGGCAGCGGCAAAGGATTGGGGTTCGGATTATTGTCTTTAATTCCAAGGTAGGTTAACATGCGAAGCTTTCACGAACTCCCAAGATTCTCCGATCGATGGTCATTTCTGTACTTCGAGAAATGCAAAATTGACAAAGACGCCAGCGGACTGTTTTCTCATGATATAAAAGGTAAAGTCCCTTTGCCTATAAATCAGCTTAGCTTATTGATGCTGGGACCCGGCGTTTCGATTACTCACGCCGCCGTTAAACTGCTGGCTGAAAATAATTGCCTGATTGCCTGGGTAGGCCAGGACGCCATCAGAATGTATGGACACAGCACAGGCGGAACATACAGTTCTAAAAGAATGATTGAACAAGCTCGTCTGGCGTCATTTCCCGAATTGCGAATATCTGTCGCCAAAAGAATGTATCAGCTTCGTTTTGATGAGGATATTCCCGAGAATGTGACAATAGAGCAGCTAAGAGGAATGGAGGGCATAAGGGTCCGCGAGGCTTACGGAGACCTTGCCCTGCGTTATAATGTTGAATGGAAAGGACGCAATTATGACCAGCAAGACTGGTATAAATCAGACCCTTTAAATCGCGCTCTTTCTGCGGCTAACGCCTGTTTGTACGGGATATGTCAGGCGGCTATTATTTCGGTGGGGCTGTCGCCCGCTCTGGGTTTTGTACATACCGGCAAGATGCTGAGTTTTGTTTATGATGTCGCCGATTTCTATAAAACCGACCTGTCAATTCCTATCGCTTTTAAAACGGTATCCGAAAACCCGGAACACCTCGAACGCGAGGTGCGGGAAGCCTGCCGGTTTGATTTTCACTTGTCAAGATTGATGGAACGAATCATTCCTGATATAATGGAGGTTTTCAATGTTGGTGATAATCTTAGAGAAAGCCCCGAAGAGTTTGAGGGGAAAATTATCACGCTGGCTGATAGAACCAAAGACTGGGGTATTTCTGGGAAATCTCTCGAAGAGGGTGAGGGATGAGTTGCTGAAAAAATTAAAAGCCGAGCTTTTAGTTGGAGCCGCAACGGTAATCTGGAGCTATCCGAATCCGCAGGGATATTGCTATGAAACGATTGGCAATCCAACCCGTAAACTCGAGGATTTTGAAGGACTGGCGCTAATTAGAATAAAGGAGGATGCCGGGCGAAAAACCAAATAGTATCTTGATGATGTAAGGCGGGTTACGCTTATTATCAAAAAGATATTGCTTTATTTGGTTTTATTTACTTATTTGAAAAGTACTGCTAATATGTTTAGAGTATTCCCCACACACGTGGGGGTGAACCTGCTGTGTGCTTAAGTGAACTTCTATTGGTATTAGTATTCCCCACACACGTGGGGGTGAACCGTGTTGCCGATTCGGTATCATACAATATACCGTTGTATTCCCCACACACGTGGGGGTGAACCGATTACGGTAGTGTTATTATGTATCGCAGGTTCAGTATTCCCCACACACGTGGGGGTGAACCGCATCATGCTATAGAGTTTATTGCGGATGTCGTGTATTCCCCACACACGTGGGGGTGAACCGCGGGATAACCCACCGGTTTGCTCATACCTGCCGTATTCCCCACACACGTGGGGGTGAACCGAGGGCATTTTGAAAACATTTTCGATAGGATTCGTATTCCCCACACACGTGGGGGTGAACCGGCAGGTCTTGCCAAAAGGAAAATCATCAGTCCCGTATTCCCCACACACGTGGGGGTGAACCGCCGTCATCGTCCCAGATTTTTCGATGTATAAGGTATTCCCCACACACGTGGGGGTGAACCGCAATTATAATCTGCTGTATGAAGACCGCGAGTAGTATTCCCCACACACGTGGGGGTGAACCGGCAAAAAAGAGATACATATTGATGCTTGTGATGGTATTCCCCACACACGTGGGGGTGAACCGGGAAGATGGTTTTGGGTTTACTGGAGCGAAAAAGTATTCCCCACACACGTGGGGGTGAACCGATTTCACATGGAGTGATGTGGCTGACGGTAATAGTATTCCCCACACACGTGGGGGTGAACCGGGGCATATTTCCCTTAGCCTTTTATCAGAACCAGTATTCCCCACACACGTGGGGGTGAACCTTAAATCCCTCGAATGAAAAGCTACAATTTGAGTATTCCCCACACACGTGGGGGTGAACCTCGCCGGTTTTTCAAAAACGATGCGTCAGCTGGCGTATTCCCCACACACGTGGGGGTGAACCGCCGCCATGTTATTATAAAGATGACAATTTTTAAGTATTCCCCACACACGTGGGGGTGAACCTGTCGCTGTCGTTTTCTAAAATAGACCCGTCGTAGTATTCCCCACACACGTGGGGGTGAACCTATCGGCGTCGGTCAAAACTTTCAGGTTCTATCAGTATTCCCCACACACGTGGGGGTGAACCTTGGGCAAGCCTTTGACAGGAAAACCCTTGACCCGTATTCCCCACACACGTGGGGGTGAACCGACAAAGCATTCTATCGGGATGCACAGGGTCGGCGTATTCCCCACACACGTGGGGGTGAACCGAAGGAAGCAAGGGATTTAATTATTAAGCCAAACGTATTCCCCACACACGTGGGGGTGAACCGACGGAGTGAGTGTGCTGGAATTAGCACGACGAAGTATTCCCCACACACGTGGGGGTGAACCGGCGATGTTGGCGGATTGATAGAGTTCGAAAGCAGTATTCCCCACACACGTGGGGGTGAACCAGGAGAAGGTTCATAATGCCTAATTATAATCACAGTATTCCCCACACACGTGGGGGTGAACCTGAATCACTGTCATCCGTAACATGCTTATAAATAGTATTCCCCACACACGTGGGGGTGAACCGGACGACTTCTTATCAGTCTTCATATACGATGGTGTATTCCCCACACACGTGGGGGTGAACCGGTAAAATTTTTATCGGGATTAAATGATGGTGATGTATTCCCCACACACGTGGGGGTGAACCGATAGGCAGAGGAATACGGATACATCCGGATAAAGTATTCCCCACACACGTGGGGGTGAACCGCGGAATTTAGTTCTTGCTCTCAATACCCGCCGGGTATTCCCCACACACGTGGGGGTGAACCTATCGCTGTCGTTTTCTAAAATAGACCCATCGTAGTATTCCCCACACACGTGGGGGTGAACCGAGCGACCGAAGGGAGCACCTAAGGGCGCCCGTTGTATTCCCCACACACGTGGGGGTGAACCGGCGGGTGCGATAGTTTGGGCGTTGACCGGAGCGGTATTCCCCACACACGTGGGGGTGAACCTTTCAATGTCGCCTTTGAATCAATTAATTCAATCGTATTCCCCACACACGTGGGGGTGAACCGGCTGAACAGACGGCAGCAATACCGGCTGATGCGTATTCCCCACACACGTGGGGGTGAACCGGGGAATAATCGCTCTTTTTAACCAATTAATATATTATGATAAAAATGTATTTAATGGGGAACAATCATATATATTTGAATGTATATTGATATTAATAATGATAGTTAATTAGCAAATCTAAAAAGGAGAAAAAATGAAAAAGACTATGTTCGTATCAATAGCCGCAATCTTTGTAATTGCCGCCGTTTCCGCTTATGCCGGCTGTGGAGGCTGCAGCTCTAATGCCAAAGCTGATATTTCTAAAGGCAATCAAACAAAAGCAGCTGCCGCCAAAGCCGCCAAATCGGATGCTATTGCCATTGTTTGTTCGATGGTTAAAACCGATGGGCATGTTTGCGATGACGCCTGTAAAACCATGCTGAAAACTAAATCGTCTGCCGCCGCTTGTTGTGATGTTAACAGTCCCAATGCGCTATGCTCGCCGAGTTGCGCCATGATACAAAAATCAACCGCTAAAAAGGCTTCTGCGGCTAAACATATATGCGATGCAGGATGCGCCAATTGCTGTATGTTAATGTCTAAACCGTCTTTAAAAGATACCGATACAGCCTCTCCGAAAACCATCAAGAAAACGAAAGAGATTAAAAAGTTTAAAACATCAGATACTAAAACAAAAAGCAAAAGCTAAATATGAGAATGTAAATAGATATTAGCTGTTCTCAGTAAGTTAATTCTGCTGATAGCAAACAAAGGTCTTAGCGCCTATAAGCCATCATCAGAATGCCGCAATTATCAATAATATTCCCGGCAAAGGAGGTTGCCAGGCCAATTAGACAGCCCCTGCAGATTATACGGGGGCTGTTTTTTTCTAAAGGGTTGACCACTACTGTCCGGCCTTTTTTATAGGGTTCTTAAAATAATACCCACCAATCGAAGCTTGCTTATTTCATAACCCATAGAGCAGCGGGATGTTGGGCGACTCCGATAAACATCGGCACTTCATCTTTTATTTTGTTAAATATTTCGAGCTAAGATTTTAGTAATTGATTTTAATTTGATGATTACCCATTTGCGTCATTCCCCCGCCGCGGCGGGGGAATCCGGGAATCCTCCAGCGGCGGACGGGGCTATTTGCTAAACCAATGGCGGATAGTAAAAATACCGTGCCCCGTGTCCGCAGACAGGCGGGCGCCGGCAGGCAG of the Candidatus Zixiibacteriota bacterium genome contains:
- the cas1e gene encoding type I-E CRISPR-associated endonuclease Cas1, encoding MRSFHELPRFSDRWSFLYFEKCKIDKDASGLFSHDIKGKVPLPINQLSLLMLGPGVSITHAAVKLLAENNCLIAWVGQDAIRMYGHSTGGTYSSKRMIEQARLASFPELRISVAKRMYQLRFDEDIPENVTIEQLRGMEGIRVREAYGDLALRYNVEWKGRNYDQQDWYKSDPLNRALSAANACLYGICQAAIISVGLSPALGFVHTGKMLSFVYDVADFYKTDLSIPIAFKTVSENPEHLEREVREACRFDFHLSRLMERIIPDIMEVFNVGDNLRESPEEFEGKIITLADRTKDWGISGKSLEEGEG
- the cas6e gene encoding type I-E CRISPR-associated protein Cas6/Cse3/CasE; the encoded protein is MFLSRLILNSASRQVCRELTDSYQMHRTIMTAFPDHLEGLSERVLFRVDTSHAERKTFLLVQSLTKPDWDNGSPAFSRNGSNSYLLSEPEVKEYNPQFSSGRKYFFRLRANPTFKRKGKRLAWLSEEDQLQWLIRKGAAAGFKPGSVIIVPEGALRSRKHSAQSSDSNHTHNMNFLSVRFEGDLIAVDSDALLSACKSGIGSGKGLGFGLLSLIPR
- the cas3 gene encoding CRISPR-associated helicase Cas3', producing the protein MFKAETVFWAKLNRKDSSYHPLICHMLDTANAAGVLWDVSFANALAANCSAASDENTKTVFAYWAGLHDIGKATPAFQEQSKIHEKCLKNAGFVFPSLCGQKISHGCLTEYIIRKSIQEENCNILKKQKIILKRIAIVLGGHHGKFPRDEDNRSIIAVGDNQWNTARSELINSYNNIIKSEAIYQNTASVFVNNSMLILLAGLTSVSDWIASNTDFFPYEIKSYDSNSLDLNEYFSRSQELAQKAISSLNWERKYSGDVIKGFAELFRDISSPNPLQVKVIEKAINLREKTMVIIEAPMGEGKTEAALYLANCMRTGCGNNGIYVALPTQATSDQMLDRVGNFLKASFPGDSINLHLLHGNSLFNKSYKEIIVRSVDCDGEHEASLKASEWFLPKKRTLLAPYGVGTVDQALISVLQTKHYFVRLFGLTNKVIILDEIHAYDTYTTTLIERLLEWLSSLNCCVILLSATLPKNKKHKLIKSFNPNIEQEQIPDSKYPAITIVKNRSIESITFESASGKEIMLRWIEPADLASRLSESLEDDGHIAVICNTVGKAQAVFQEIENDERFSKFVMRLLHARFPFRRRRELADEVIGRFGKKQQPKGPSILVSTQIIEQSLDIDFDLMITELAPVDLILQRMGRLHRHDKDRPSSLRKPELWIIKPEIDKDGKPDFGGSGCVYDKFILYKTYLTLKSLAAISIPDDLQTLVESVYDEDSGHQELSRNEKDTLSNFYDEYLEDINKLEEIAKNCLIRPPSFNGNILTEYFQDLLEDDPDAHPMRQALTRYGPQSIKAICLHSTDNSKDHPALHEEPDFNMTRKLILDSVPISHPAIVRWLKNQEFPKAWQKQSALRNYKYLIFHYNICDIKDENIRLTLDDKLGLTITKIE
- the cas5e gene encoding type I-E CRISPR-associated protein Cas5/CasD, with product MSVLLLRLAGPMQSWGTQSRFTERDTGREPSKSGIIGLICAALGRDRSADIADLNQLTMGVRIDQEGKIQKDYHTTMNCYQAHGKGLKNNVSNRYYLADACFLTALEGEHKLLSEIHEALLNPHWQIYLGRKSFVPSLPVWIKDGVFENKTIEKIFSEYDCYVFNKKSIVKPEEDKVKLRCVVDAEFGRHDSVRDDKPVSFESREFKPRYAKTYFTEIDSDKVKEVKLCFSPG
- the cas2e gene encoding type I-E CRISPR-associated endoribonuclease Cas2 — encoded protein: MLVIILEKAPKSLRGKLSRWLIEPKTGVFLGNLSKRVRDELLKKLKAELLVGAATVIWSYPNPQGYCYETIGNPTRKLEDFEGLALIRIKEDAGRKTK
- the casA gene encoding type I-E CRISPR-associated protein Cse1/CasA, whose protein sequence is MKASFNLLTERWIPCITEQGKYEEYSIRDVLHKARQIREVHSQSPLVTISIYRLLLAILHRVLGPPSEEAWGEIYESGEWDLDAIDSYLDQWEDRFDLFSEEYPFYQVRDFPKKKETSISKITLEFASGNSDTLFDHNYSSNDLYLTSSQAACYLLSSQISGLTGNSASIYREFGIIFVGMLIILHGDSFWEILTKNLVPYNGKDRPFEINPEDSPIWENDNNNFTFNKKPPQKYSIGYLEYLTYQHRYIQLFPESSQGDTIVKKVGVAQGLKMPENWLYDQFKIFNFPDKGKPSALKMSKNKALWRDYDALLGNKGGYKLPEVIRKFREMVLENDIEKTNSDDLEVFGISNYQANVFMWRHERLPLPFALLDNKTALGNLSICLSDAENIAKSLNTTIYILNSELGANRKDDHPPIDKNSIEQAYWNYLEPKFFEILDILPADGEKAKEIWLKNTEEAAKKAFEEGVKSLRFTARALKAITLARKKLNIELWKLHKEEDGIE
- the cas7e gene encoding type I-E CRISPR-associated protein Cas7/Cse4/CasC produces the protein MLVEIHILQNFAPSCLNRDDTNTPKTCDFGGYPRARISSQCTKRAIRTSDEFKNRLGENIAIRTKRLHQNVKAKLAEADITDEAVDDIISNLIAELYSKMDKKHKDTTSVALYLSNKEIDSIVNAIRDNFTELANKKNKDAAKNLASELKTKIRDAYAADIALHGRMMAEKPEFSIDAACQVAQSISTNKINTEMDFFTAVDDLLPKGETGAGMMGIVEYNSSCYYRYANVDLRQLMHNLRNDEDLARRTLEGFLHGAIMAIPTGKQTSMAANNLPSFVFTVVRDNGLRCSLANAFVKPAAPDYKNSLIENSADKLDKFWGNIQKAYGSDGIKTMAVCQIGMDKLDILKAYEVESIKSLIEKTMLAVKFEEQTTEK
- the casB gene encoding type I-E CRISPR-associated protein Cse2/CasB, with amino-acid sequence MNKSEFVKNCLENRREDRAVMANLRRGLGKKPGTAIEMLPYICPYLGEKKAANDAKFIIASLFAWHPEPTNKGNMGDHFRRIKMAFNDSDSIELRFQALLNAHDDSLPYHLRQAVSLAKAKDIPINYHQLYDDIIRWGHQDKYIQQRWANSFWAYQADTEENQNSNEQGE